The Neobacillus sp. OS1-2 genome includes a window with the following:
- the queG gene encoding tRNA epoxyqueuosine(34) reductase QueG, with the protein MDVQKFKEELITFSKEIGIDKIGFTTADPFSELKNRLIRQQELGYQSGFEEPDIEKRVTPALLLEDPQSIISIALAYPSKMKDRVVSKKGERRGIFSRASWGLDYHHIIRDKLKKLEDFIKVKVPDARLKSMVDTGELSDRAVAERAGIGWSGKNCAIITPEFGSYIYIGEMITSIPFESDIPIEDQCGSCTKCLEACPTGALIQGGQINAQRCISFLTQTKGFIPDEFREKIGNRVYGCDSCQTACPHNKGKNFHFHTEMEPDPEVAKPLLKPILKLSNREFKNKFGDAAGSWRGKKPIQRNAMIALAHFKDETAVPDLIEVLENEASPIARGTAAYALGKIGGELAFAALVKAKEVEADSEVQEEIDKALRLTK; encoded by the coding sequence ATGGACGTGCAGAAATTCAAAGAAGAACTTATCACCTTTAGTAAAGAAATAGGAATTGATAAGATTGGTTTTACCACCGCCGACCCTTTCTCTGAATTGAAAAACAGATTAATAAGACAGCAGGAGCTGGGCTATCAATCGGGATTTGAGGAACCGGATATTGAGAAGCGGGTAACACCTGCATTATTGCTCGAAGATCCGCAATCGATCATTTCGATTGCCTTAGCCTATCCATCAAAAATGAAGGATCGTGTGGTAAGTAAGAAGGGCGAGCGCAGGGGAATTTTCAGCAGGGCTTCATGGGGGCTTGACTATCATCATATTATTCGAGACAAGCTGAAAAAACTAGAGGATTTCATCAAAGTGAAGGTACCGGATGCCAGATTGAAATCAATGGTTGATACTGGAGAGCTTTCAGATCGTGCCGTAGCAGAACGAGCGGGGATAGGCTGGAGTGGAAAGAACTGTGCCATAATAACCCCGGAATTTGGCTCATACATTTATATAGGTGAAATGATTACCAGTATCCCGTTTGAATCTGACATACCAATTGAAGACCAATGCGGGTCATGCACAAAGTGTTTGGAGGCATGTCCAACAGGAGCATTAATCCAGGGCGGCCAGATAAATGCCCAGCGTTGTATTTCATTTTTAACACAAACAAAGGGGTTTATTCCCGATGAATTCCGTGAAAAGATAGGCAATCGCGTCTATGGTTGTGATTCCTGCCAAACGGCTTGTCCACATAACAAGGGGAAAAACTTTCATTTTCATACAGAGATGGAACCGGATCCTGAGGTAGCCAAACCATTATTAAAACCTATATTAAAATTAAGCAATCGTGAATTTAAAAATAAGTTTGGCGATGCAGCCGGTTCATGGAGAGGGAAGAAACCTATTCAACGAAATGCTATGATTGCTCTTGCACATTTTAAGGATGAAACGGCAGTTCCAGACTTAATTGAGGTATTAGAAAATGAAGCAAGTCCTATAGCGCGCGGAACAGCTGCTTACGCTCTAGGAAAAATTGGCGGAGAATTGGCATTTGCTGCGTTAGTAAAGGCCAAAGAAGTGGAAGCAGATTCCGAAGTTCAAGAGGAAATTGATAAAGCTTTGCGTTTAACTAAATGA